From a region of the Odoribacter splanchnicus DSM 20712 genome:
- a CDS encoding RagB/SusD family nutrient uptake outer membrane protein, with the protein MKIYHWIIACCLLLPLGGCSNWLDVIPEDSVDEKDLFSTGEGYRNALNGVYRQMSQTSMYGQQMSWGFIDVLGQLYNTQKLSNYSAYGIAGKNYAYRDETVKSVIQVIWSNTYNSIANCNNIVGRITGEDPSKFRGGEAEQHMIQGEALALRAFLHFDLLRLWAPAPVTNPSRNYMPYFENYPSTYEPDKSVQEILSLVERDLLQAKNLVAPFDTLPDKSMLVAEKRIKNNWVSSSVTDLFFLYRGFRMNYYAVIAQLARVYNYMGEYEKAAHCAQEVLDAYAEEYAAVCFQLSKKEEVQNNDRKRYKEVIFALSNELNLDNYEPYYTTSSDRLVLAGYPGIFDDEADVRKEYLTETSGADRICNKYILPTNNTLEYTQTEDLIPLIRVSEMYFIQAEYLYRKGETQAAIEQLDQVRVARDCTKGRLTVSSLDDFKKILIDEARREFMQEGQLYYYFKRLNIKPLESMPDDGFVFPLPDNEVIN; encoded by the coding sequence AGGTTGCAGTAATTGGCTGGATGTGATTCCGGAGGATTCTGTGGATGAAAAAGATTTGTTTTCCACCGGAGAGGGATACCGGAATGCGTTGAACGGCGTATACCGCCAGATGTCTCAGACTTCGATGTACGGGCAGCAGATGAGCTGGGGATTTATTGATGTTTTGGGACAGTTGTACAATACTCAAAAATTGTCGAATTATTCGGCATATGGAATCGCGGGAAAGAATTATGCTTACCGTGATGAAACAGTGAAGTCGGTGATTCAGGTTATCTGGTCGAATACCTATAATTCGATTGCAAACTGTAACAATATTGTCGGGCGGATTACCGGGGAGGATCCCTCTAAATTCAGAGGAGGTGAGGCAGAACAGCATATGATCCAGGGGGAGGCGCTGGCTTTACGGGCTTTCCTGCATTTTGATTTACTGCGGCTTTGGGCTCCGGCACCGGTGACCAATCCTTCGAGAAATTACATGCCTTATTTCGAGAATTATCCTTCTACCTACGAACCGGATAAAAGTGTACAGGAGATTTTGTCGCTGGTCGAACGGGATTTGCTCCAGGCCAAAAACTTAGTAGCTCCGTTCGATACACTACCCGACAAATCGATGTTGGTGGCTGAAAAACGGATTAAGAATAACTGGGTGAGCAGTTCGGTAACCGATTTGTTTTTCCTTTACCGGGGATTCCGTATGAATTATTACGCTGTTATAGCCCAGCTGGCCAGGGTTTATAATTATATGGGCGAATATGAAAAAGCCGCTCATTGTGCACAAGAAGTACTGGATGCCTATGCAGAAGAATATGCTGCAGTTTGTTTCCAGTTGTCAAAGAAGGAGGAGGTACAGAACAATGATCGGAAACGGTATAAAGAAGTGATTTTTGCCCTGTCGAACGAATTGAACCTGGATAATTATGAGCCTTATTATACGACGAGTTCCGACCGACTTGTACTGGCCGGATATCCCGGTATTTTCGACGATGAGGCAGATGTGAGGAAAGAGTATTTGACAGAGACTTCGGGAGCCGACCGGATCTGTAATAAATATATTTTACCGACCAATAATACCTTGGAATATACGCAAACCGAGGATTTGATTCCGCTGATCCGGGTGAGCGAGATGTATTTTATTCAAGCCGAATATCTTTACCGGAAAGGAGAGACTCAGGCCGCTATCGAACAACTGGATCAGGTACGTGTTGCCCGGGATTGTACTAAAGGACGGCTGACGGTTTCCAGCCTCGACGATTTTAAAAAGATACTGATCGATGAGGCCCGGCGTGAATTTATGCAGGAAGGGCAGTTGTATTATTATTTTAAACGTTTGAACATAAAACCCCTGGAATCTATGCCTGACGATGGTTTTGTATTTCCTCTGCCGGATAATGAAGTGATCAATTAA
- a CDS encoding DUF4843 domain-containing protein, with the protein MNRYIFIGLLCFVIGACTHHTTGFYEGPRYLSFVNEKGADTAFISFANYPGASTHEVAFVLKLTGNILEEDLTYRLEVVDSLTTAGTTDYQLPEHLVFRKDRVTDTLVVTVMNSNPLLTEQTLSVGLRIVANEHFRPGLDGQQRAKLTFTAVKSKPEWWKGELESLILGEYSSKKMEEFILCTGVNTLEGGRTFCCQSVYLTI; encoded by the coding sequence ATGAACAGATACATATTTATCGGTTTGCTGTGCTTCGTGATCGGAGCCTGTACCCATCATACAACCGGATTTTACGAAGGGCCGCGGTATTTGTCTTTCGTCAATGAAAAAGGAGCCGATACTGCATTTATTTCTTTTGCCAATTATCCCGGAGCATCGACTCATGAAGTTGCTTTTGTTTTGAAGCTGACCGGAAATATACTGGAAGAGGATTTGACTTACCGCCTGGAAGTAGTGGATAGTCTGACGACTGCAGGAACGACTGACTACCAACTTCCCGAACACCTGGTTTTCCGGAAAGACCGGGTGACGGATACGCTGGTAGTGACTGTAATGAATTCGAATCCCTTGTTGACAGAACAGACTTTATCAGTTGGTTTGCGGATCGTTGCAAACGAGCATTTCCGGCCCGGTCTGGATGGGCAACAAAGAGCCAAACTGACCTTTACCGCTGTGAAGAGCAAGCCGGAATGGTGGAAGGGAGAATTGGAGTCCTTGATATTGGGAGAGTATTCATCCAAAAAAATGGAGGAGTTTATCTTGTGCACAGGGGTGAATACCCTGGAAGGGGGTCGAACTTTCTGTTGCCAGAGCGTATACCTTACAATTTAA